From a region of the Sminthopsis crassicaudata isolate SCR6 chromosome 6, ASM4859323v1, whole genome shotgun sequence genome:
- the CHRM1 gene encoding muscarinic acetylcholine receptor M1 → MNVSVAPAVSPNITVLEPVKGPWQVAFIILTTGLLSLATVTGNLLVLISFKVNSELKTVNNYFLLSLACADLIIGVVSMNLYTTYLVMGHWALGTLACDLWLALDYVASNASVMNLLLISFDRYFSVTRPLSYRAKRTPRRAALMIGLAWLVSFVLWAPAILFWQYLVGKRTVKAGQCYIQFLSEPIITFGTAMAAFYLPVTVMCVLYWRIYRETENRARELAALQGSETPGKGLGGGSSSSSERSQPGPEGSPDVPARRCCCCWGPRLLPSYSWKEEEEEEEDEGYLESLTSSEGEEAGFEVVIKMPMVGPEAPAPAKPPPRASPQTVKRPTKKARERAGKEPKKKGKEQLSKRKTFSLVKEKKAARTLSAILLAFILTWTPYNIMVLVSTFCTDCVPETLWELGYWLCYVNSTINPMCYALCNKAFRDTFRLLLLCRWDKRRWRKIPKRPGSVHRTPSRQC, encoded by the coding sequence ATGAACGTGTCCGTGGCCCCCGCCGTGAGCCCCAACATCACTGTCCTGGAGCCGGTGAAGGGCCCGTGGCAGGTGGCCTTCATCATCCTCACCACGGGCCTGCTCTCGCTGGCCACCGTGACCGGCAACCTGCTGGTGCTGATCTCCTTCAAGGTCAACAGCGAGCTCAAGACGGTCAACAACTACTTCCTGCTCAGCCTGGCGTGCGCCGACCTCATCATCGGCGTGGTCTCCATGAACCTCTACACCACCTACCTGGTCATGGGCCACTGGGCCCTGGGCACGCTGGCCTGCGACCTGTGGCTGGCCCTGGACTACGTGGCCAGCAACGCCTCCGTCATGAACCTGCTGCTCATCAGCTTCGACCGCTACTTCTCCGTCACCAGGCCGCTCAGCTACCGAGCCAAGAGGACGCCCCGGCGCGCCGCGCTCATGATCGGCCTGGCCTGGCTGGTGTCCTTCGTGCTCTGGGCCCCGGCCATCCTTTTCTGGCAGTACCTGGTGGGCAAGCGGACCGTGAAGGCGGGCCAGTGCTACATCCAGTTCCTGTCGGAGCCCATCATCACCTTCGGCACGGCCATGGCCGCCTTCTACCTCCCCGTCACCGTCATGTGCGTGCTTTACTGGCGCATCTACCGGGAGACTGAGAACCGGGCCCGGGAGCTGGCGGCTCTGCAGGGCTCCGAGACGCCGGGCAAGGGGCTGGgcggaggcagcagcagcagctcggAGCGCTCCCAGCCGGGCCCCGAAGGCTCCCCCGACGTGCCGGCCCggcgctgctgctgctgctggggaCCGCGGCTCCTCCCTTCCTACAgctggaaggaggaagaggaggaagaggaggacgaAGGCTACCTGGAGTCTCTGACGTCGTCCGAGGGAGAGGAGGCGGGCTTCGAGGTGGTCATCAAGATGCCCATGGTGGGCCCGGAAGCCCCGGCTCCGGCCAAGCCGCCCCCTCGCGCCTCCCCGCAGACGGTGAAGCGCCCCACCAAGAAGGCCCGCGAGCGGGCGGGCAAGGAgcccaagaagaaagggaaggagcagCTGAGCAAGCGCAAGACCTTCTCGCTGGTCAAGGAGAAGAAAGCGGCCAGGACGCTGAGCGCCATCCTCCTGGCCTTCATCCTCACCTGGACCCCGTACAACATCATGGTGCTGGTGTCTACCTTCTGCACTGACTGCGTGCCCGAGACCCTGTGGGAGCTGGGCTACTGGCTCTGCTACGTCAACAGCACCATCAACCCCATGTGCTACGCGCTCTGCAACAAGGCCTTCCGCGACACCTTCCGCCTGCTGCTGCTCTGCCGCTGGGACAAGAGGCGCTGGCGGAAGATCCCCAAGCGGCCCGGCTCCGTCCACCGGACGCCCTCCCGCCAGTGTTGA